In Miscanthus floridulus cultivar M001 chromosome 5, ASM1932011v1, whole genome shotgun sequence, one genomic interval encodes:
- the LOC136452288 gene encoding uncharacterized protein isoform X2: MEPPRRSAGGAASEASSAAGSDAEDDRYCSANSALGTPSSIATLLPSSDFWDHQMDHLDDHPTAGRFPKKQQLSRLQTLASSQSRQETGPPPATDGVDALARQGSSPASPYIPPRPDDNQVHGFGDNDLFDDMVQEMEQILLNSGEPHENGYFMDNRRSNARQAHHFRDGSTTASTSGTDDAYVCPVPQYSSRIDCVEVVGAKQRTGDVSFGERMVGVKEYTVYLLKVRSGEDEWEIERRYREFYALYRQLKDFFYERGLNLPPAWENVERESSKIFGNASPDVVNERSALIQDCLRSLLVSSYPFGIPTPLVNFLSPGRPGYKYSFLKTLIPRSLQRRSSDLKSKDSDCNGGPHDDSTSMGKTISLIVEDRPQKSTRQLLELQHYNCAGCHRHLDAGRTLLQELAQTIGWNKPRFCSYTGQLFCASCHTNDTAVLPARVLQHWDFSLYPISQLAKAYLDSIYDQPMLCVSAVNPFLFSKVPALLNIMSVRKKIAAMLPCVQCPFRNSILKGLGVRRYLLDGNDFFALRDLVDLSKGAFAALPVKVQTISNRILEHITEQCLLCYDGGVPCAARQACDDPLSLIFPFQGLL; the protein is encoded by the exons ATGGAGCCACCCCGGCGATCCGCGGGCGGCGCTGCCTCCGAGGCCTCCTCGGCGGCCGGATCGGACGCCGAGGACGACAGGTACTGCAGCGCCAACTCCGCTCTCGGCACGCCCAGCTCGATCGCTACCCTTCTCCCCTCCTCCGACTTCTGGGACCACCAGATGGACCACCTCGACGACCATCCCACCGCCGGCAGATTCCCCAAGAAACAGCAGCTCAGCCGCCTCCAAACGCTGGCATCGTCGCAGTCGCGGCAGGAAACGGGTCCTCCTCCGGCGACTGACGGAGTCGACGCCCTCGCGCGGCAGGGGTCGAGTCCTGCTTCACCATATATTCCTCCGCGCCCCGATGACAACCAG GTGCATGGATTTGGTGACAATGATTTATTTGATGATATGGTCCAAGAGATGGAACAGATTCTGCTCAATTCAGGGGAGCCACATGAAAATGGATATTTTATGGATAATCGCAGGAGTAATGCTCGCCAGGCTCACCATTTCAGAGATGGCAGCACTACTGCCTCTACTTCTGGTACAGATGATGCCTATGTATGTCCTGTTCCTCAGTATTCTTCAAGAATTGATTGTGTGGAGGTTGTGGGGGCAAAGCAAAGAACTGGAGATGTTTCTTTCGGTGAACGGATGGTTGGTGTCAAAGAATACACTGTTTATTTGTTAAAAGTAAGGAGTGGTGAAGACGAATGGGAAATTGAGCGGCGATACCGTGAATTTTACGCGCTTTATCGGCAACTTAAGGATTTTTTTTATGAGAGAGGTTTGAATCTTCCCCCTGCATGGGAAAATGTTGAAAGAGAGTCAAGTAAAATATTTGGGAATGCATCACCAGATGTTGTCAATGAGAGAAGTGCCCTCATTCAAGACTGTTTGCGTTCTTTACTGGTCTCAAGTTATCCATTTGGAATTCCCACCCCTCTGGTTAATTTTTTGTCACCAGGGAGGCCTGGATACAAATATAGTTTTTTGAAAACTCTCATTCCACGATCTTTGCAAAGGCGAAGCAGTGATTTAAAGTCCAAAGATTCAGATTGCAATGGAGGTCCACATGATGATTCTACCTCAATGGGCAAGACAATATCACTTATTGTGGAGGATAGGCCTCAGAAGTCGACGAGACAGTTGTTGGAATTACAGCATTACAACTGTGCGGGGTGCCATAGGCATTTGGATGCTGGTCGAACGTTGCTGCAAGAACTTGCGCAGACTATTGGATGGAACAAACCTCGGTTTTGTTCTTACACTGGCCAGTTGTTTTGTGCTTCTTGTCACACAAATGACACTGCAGTTCTTCCAGCAAGAGTTCTACAACACTGGGATTTTTCACTGTATCCAATTTCCCAGTTAGCAAAAGCATATTTAGACTCCATCTATGACCAG CCTATGCTCTGTGTAAGTGCAGTCAATCCTTTCCTATTCTCGAAAGTACCAGCTCTGCTTAACATCATGAGTGTCCGGAAGAAAATAGCAGCTATGCTTCCTTGTGTCCAATGTCCTTTCCGGAATTCCATACTTAAAGGACTAGGAGTTCGAAGATACCTTCTTGATGGGAATGACTTCTTTGCGCTTCGTGACCTTGTTGATCTCTCAAAAGGAGCTTTTGCAG CACTTCCAGTTAAGGTGCAGACCATATCAAACAGAATACTTGAGCACATCACTGAGCAATGCCTTTTGTGCTACGACGGCGGTGTACCTTGTGCTGCTCGACAAGCTTGCGATGACCCGCTGTCCCTTATATTCCCATTTCAG GGTTTGTTGTAG
- the LOC136452288 gene encoding uncharacterized protein isoform X1: MEPPRRSAGGAASEASSAAGSDAEDDRYCSANSALGTPSSIATLLPSSDFWDHQMDHLDDHPTAGRFPKKQQLSRLQTLASSQSRQETGPPPATDGVDALARQGSSPASPYIPPRPDDNQVHGFGDNDLFDDMVQEMEQILLNSGEPHENGYFMDNRRSNARQAHHFRDGSTTASTSGTDDAYVCPVPQYSSRIDCVEVVGAKQRTGDVSFGERMVGVKEYTVYLLKVRSGEDEWEIERRYREFYALYRQLKDFFYERGLNLPPAWENVERESSKIFGNASPDVVNERSALIQDCLRSLLVSSYPFGIPTPLVNFLSPGRPGYKYSFLKTLIPRSLQRRSSDLKSKDSDCNGGPHDDSTSMGKTISLIVEDRPQKSTRQLLELQHYNCAGCHRHLDAGRTLLQELAQTIGWNKPRFCSYTGQLFCASCHTNDTAVLPARVLQHWDFSLYPISQLAKAYLDSIYDQPMLCVSAVNPFLFSKVPALLNIMSVRKKIAAMLPCVQCPFRNSILKGLGVRRYLLDGNDFFALRDLVDLSKGAFAALPVKVQTISNRILEHITEQCLLCYDGGVPCAARQACDDPLSLIFPFQEDEATKCSLCGSIFHKQCFRKISVCPCGKASNGRKIAALEQAVHDGTGMPSTESIQPPPFSSSSGFFSDILSKARPDKLWRPRNSSPVILMGSLPDVYMS; this comes from the exons ATGGAGCCACCCCGGCGATCCGCGGGCGGCGCTGCCTCCGAGGCCTCCTCGGCGGCCGGATCGGACGCCGAGGACGACAGGTACTGCAGCGCCAACTCCGCTCTCGGCACGCCCAGCTCGATCGCTACCCTTCTCCCCTCCTCCGACTTCTGGGACCACCAGATGGACCACCTCGACGACCATCCCACCGCCGGCAGATTCCCCAAGAAACAGCAGCTCAGCCGCCTCCAAACGCTGGCATCGTCGCAGTCGCGGCAGGAAACGGGTCCTCCTCCGGCGACTGACGGAGTCGACGCCCTCGCGCGGCAGGGGTCGAGTCCTGCTTCACCATATATTCCTCCGCGCCCCGATGACAACCAG GTGCATGGATTTGGTGACAATGATTTATTTGATGATATGGTCCAAGAGATGGAACAGATTCTGCTCAATTCAGGGGAGCCACATGAAAATGGATATTTTATGGATAATCGCAGGAGTAATGCTCGCCAGGCTCACCATTTCAGAGATGGCAGCACTACTGCCTCTACTTCTGGTACAGATGATGCCTATGTATGTCCTGTTCCTCAGTATTCTTCAAGAATTGATTGTGTGGAGGTTGTGGGGGCAAAGCAAAGAACTGGAGATGTTTCTTTCGGTGAACGGATGGTTGGTGTCAAAGAATACACTGTTTATTTGTTAAAAGTAAGGAGTGGTGAAGACGAATGGGAAATTGAGCGGCGATACCGTGAATTTTACGCGCTTTATCGGCAACTTAAGGATTTTTTTTATGAGAGAGGTTTGAATCTTCCCCCTGCATGGGAAAATGTTGAAAGAGAGTCAAGTAAAATATTTGGGAATGCATCACCAGATGTTGTCAATGAGAGAAGTGCCCTCATTCAAGACTGTTTGCGTTCTTTACTGGTCTCAAGTTATCCATTTGGAATTCCCACCCCTCTGGTTAATTTTTTGTCACCAGGGAGGCCTGGATACAAATATAGTTTTTTGAAAACTCTCATTCCACGATCTTTGCAAAGGCGAAGCAGTGATTTAAAGTCCAAAGATTCAGATTGCAATGGAGGTCCACATGATGATTCTACCTCAATGGGCAAGACAATATCACTTATTGTGGAGGATAGGCCTCAGAAGTCGACGAGACAGTTGTTGGAATTACAGCATTACAACTGTGCGGGGTGCCATAGGCATTTGGATGCTGGTCGAACGTTGCTGCAAGAACTTGCGCAGACTATTGGATGGAACAAACCTCGGTTTTGTTCTTACACTGGCCAGTTGTTTTGTGCTTCTTGTCACACAAATGACACTGCAGTTCTTCCAGCAAGAGTTCTACAACACTGGGATTTTTCACTGTATCCAATTTCCCAGTTAGCAAAAGCATATTTAGACTCCATCTATGACCAG CCTATGCTCTGTGTAAGTGCAGTCAATCCTTTCCTATTCTCGAAAGTACCAGCTCTGCTTAACATCATGAGTGTCCGGAAGAAAATAGCAGCTATGCTTCCTTGTGTCCAATGTCCTTTCCGGAATTCCATACTTAAAGGACTAGGAGTTCGAAGATACCTTCTTGATGGGAATGACTTCTTTGCGCTTCGTGACCTTGTTGATCTCTCAAAAGGAGCTTTTGCAG CACTTCCAGTTAAGGTGCAGACCATATCAAACAGAATACTTGAGCACATCACTGAGCAATGCCTTTTGTGCTACGACGGCGGTGTACCTTGTGCTGCTCGACAAGCTTGCGATGACCCGCTGTCCCTTATATTCCCATTTCAG GAGGATGAAGCTACAAAGTGCAGTTTGTGTGGGTCAATCTTCCACAAGCAATGCTTTAGAAAGATCAGTGTTTGCCCTTGTGGTAAGGCTTCTAATGGCAGGAAGATTGCGGCACTTGAGCAAGCTGTACATGATGGCACGGGCATGCCATCAACGGAGTCTATTCAGCCTCCACCTTTCTCTTCATCTTCTGGGTTTTTCTCTGATATTCTCTCCAAAGCAAGGCCGGACAAGCTTTGGAGGCCAAGAAATAGCAGTCCTGTGATCCTCATGGGTTCTTTGCCAGATGTCTATATGAGCTGA